From Eremothecium sinecaudum strain ATCC 58844 chromosome V, complete sequence, a single genomic window includes:
- the NUP145 gene encoding nucleocytoplasmic transporter NUP145 (Syntenic homolog of Ashbya gossypii AFL059C; Syntenic homolog of Saccharomyces cerevisiae YGL092W (NUP145)), producing the protein MFGANSGGNLLFNGVNTSTPTSTPAPANNAFTLKQKPNGNVFGNIASNQENISSPSPAGAIVDNTKPTNTGGLFGQTASSGSNLNSGNLFSFANNTNTTTTNNNAATGTNSGGLFGNSTNTTSTIAPNNNTTNLFGGNTTTAQSTNTNFFGNKNTSTQPFTNMFGNKTNSMQNSTGLFGSSNNENSSSSGLFGNNSSSTGGLFGNKTTESQNPSNLLGNKLGFSLGSASQSQGNAAQSQQMSQPSLSSNPYGLQLNSVPVTTMPESITASMQVKKQKDLSLPMDKKRALSTSNVVTGPLVSNQSTLISKLSSRLNYINSREATHGLFSPSRKVLHQVTSEATNRVKDSKSSNSNISTLYQGKQFLGTLKHNDPSDMRKLKIDTNRSAAKKQRLLGGKSMTTKFKDMEELKSNTETSSTVAKLAKTERMQLEPSQKDVSESASPILSPSADEYWCSPTIEQLQQLPVKQLTAVPNFVIGRKGYGTISFDLDVDLSAFRDDFKRHLFGGVIIFNENKTVEVYPDDSMKPAIGLGLNVPSTISLERIYPVDKKTNKLFTDNSDFTKVQLFVKKLKSMRDMDFISYNPYDGIWTFKVKHFSIWGLINDSDTDGNDEAMDVTSPEEINQRIVAIPRRPGFSKKSESSVPGAFDAIVHIPSNVENQESACTQDELSVNRISLDTNIQENFDVMSDIIEEKPYEPSEVEEDDLEGLIVEPSLATAEDWSEQLKLAGDAYKSVFAPATTLTKVNNVSDILFHSFQSDMENYKSIVKIRKLDSNPNFVRFCNETSLLMKSNIKSAGWQRYILKSTLHTYKSSMDEVFKKSLTTALVGQRSNRYPIVMDWSLNFKDIAEAYSKVNEEYRVWNLASILFDPIEEEVTEESVKEVLSKKQRHQSLCSWIINEIGPEIESKLKDVSGLYKIFLYLVKRDIVGATAEAIATKNNHLAAMITMLGSNDPLVCDLAASQLNKWKSLGSKVDQNVVKIYQLLTGSPLDVIHCVNTADGFSWLATLGLHIFYGNVDSLSLEELISLGLDKISDVEQSANDDVISAILKLYCSKSDPESLIGQLRISRELLDVRLPWFFIQLLKRCDIAVELCDRITLQFVEQLKIDNMYQEALFVLCFLHDNKVAKQQFDHLVSSQVTLFSTETSQALLSRLQVPEDIYYEFLAVYNKYNKDHLSEATNLLRAKKFPDAEEVVIINVAPKLILNGSHEELVTLRELLKQFPSHEMDSWPKGLGVFEKYLENTLDGNDDQKLLEQLVHGLPILFDEYASYRDVSVLCCVISKRVCHIFLEKYKEALAAPVLIDRLLALPLGQPEKLYLRRSLPTH; encoded by the coding sequence ATGTTTGGTGCGAACTCAGGTGGTAACCTTCTTTTTAATGGTGTTAACACTTCAACACCAACATCTACTCCAGCACCTGCAAACAATGCCTTTACACTAAAACAAAAACCTAATGGTAATGTGTTCGGTAATATAGCAAGTAATCAAGAAAATATATCTTCCCCAAGTCCTGCAGGTGCAATTGTCGATAATACAAAACCTACCAACACTGGGGGTTTGTTTGGTCAAACTGCGTCCTCGGGATCGAATTTGAATAGTGGGAACTTATTTTCTTTTGCTAATAATACTaatactactactactaaTAATAATGCAGCAACTGGAACTAACTCAGGAGGACTGTTTGGAAATTCTACGAACACTACGTCAACTATTGCACCAAATAATAACACTACCAATTTATTTGGAGGCAATACAACAACTGCGCAATCAACCAATACAAATTTTTTTGGTAATAAAAATACATCTACACAACCATTTACCAATATGTTTGGTAATAAAACAAACTCTATGCAAAATTCGACGGGCCTGTTCGGAAGTAGTAATAATGAAAACTCTAGCAGTAGTGGTTTATTTGGTAACAATTCTTCCTCTACTGGTGGGCTTTTTGGAAATAAAACAACTGAATCTCAAAATCCAAGTAATCTACTTGGAAACAAGCTTGGCTTCTCATTAGGTAGCGCATCACAGTCTCAAGGGAACGCTGCGCAGTCCCAGCAAATGTCACAACCATCTTTATCCTCCAATCCGTATGGTTTGCAACTCAATTCTGTTCCTGTAACAACAATGCCTGAGTCAATAACAGCATCCATGCAAGTTAAAAAGCAGAAAGATCTTTCTCTGCCTATGGACAAGAAGCGAGCGCTATCAACGTCTAACGTTGTTACAGGTCCACTTGTCAGCAATCAATCCACATTAATAAGCAAGTTGAGCTCGCGACTGAATTATATCAACAGTAGGGAGGCCACACATGGCTTGTTTTCACCCTCTCGTAAGGTTTTGCATCAAGTTACTTCTGAAGCTACAAACCGTGTAAAGGATTCCAAATCATCTAATTCCAACATTTCCACCTTATATCAGGGTAAGCAGTTCCTTGGGACGCTGAAACATAATGATCCTTCTGACATGCGTAAACTTAAGATTGACACCAACCGTAGCGCTGCCAAAAAGCAGCGTTTACTGGGTGGTAAAAGTATGACAACCAAGTTTAAGGATATGGAAGAGTTGAAATCCAATACCGAGACATCTAGTACTGTGGCGAAACTGGCTAAGACTGAAAGAATGCAACTAGAGCCTAGTCAGAAGGATGTTTCGGAAAGTGCTTCACCAATTCTTTCACCTTCCGCTGACGAATACTGGTGCTCACCTACAATTGAGCAGCTACAACAGTTACCGGTTAAACAGTTGACTGCTGTTCCTAATTTTGTGATCGGTCGCAAAGGGTATGGGACGATTTCTTTTGACTTGGACGTCGATTTATCCGCATTTAGAGATGATTTCAAAAGACACTTATTTGGTGGTGTAATTATATTCAACGAGAATAAGACCGTTGAAGTATACCCCGATGATTCAATGAAGCCAGCAATTGGTTTAGGGTTGAATGTTCCATCAACAATATCACTTGAACGTATTTATCCAGTTGACAAGAAGACAAACAAGCTTTTTACAGATAATTCGGACTTCACAAAGGTTCAGCTATTCGTGAAGAAATTAAAAAGCATGAGGGATATGGACTTTATATCTTATAATCCATATGACGGAATTTGGACATTCAAGGTTAAACATTTTAGTATTTGGGGACTAATAAATGATTCCGATACCGATGGCAATGACGAAGCAATGGATGTTACATCTCCAGAAGAAATCAATCAAAGGATTGTTGCAATTCCAAGGCGGCCTGGTTTTAGTAAAAAATCTGAATCCAGTGTCCCAGGGGCATTTGACGCAATTGTACATATTCCCTCGAACGTTGAAAATCAAGAATCTGCTTGCACTCAAGATGAATTATCTGTAAATCGCATATCATTGGACACTAATATTCAGGAAAATTTTGATGTTATGTCAGACATTATAGAGGAAAAGCCTTATGAGCCTTctgaagttgaagaagatgattTAGAGGGCCTAATTGTTGAACCTAGTCTAGCCACCGCTGAAGACTGGTCAGAACAATTAAAGCTTGCGGGTGATGCTTATAAGTCTGTCTTCGCTCCAGCTACTACTTTAACGAAGGTGAACAATGTTTCCGATATTCTATTCCATTCGTTCCAGTCAGATATGGAAAATTATAAATCAATTGTGAAGATAAGAAAGTTGGATTCCAATCCAAATTTTGTTAGATTTTGCAATGAAACCTCGCTGCTGATGAAGTCTAACATAAAGAGCGCTGGTTGGCAGAGATATATCTTAAAGTCTACATTGCACACTTACAAATCCTCAATGGACGAAGTATTTAAAAAGTCTTTAACCACTGCACTTGTGGGGCAGAGGAGCAACAGATATCCAATCGTAATGGACTGGTCATTGAACTTCAAGGATATTGCAGAGGCATATAGTAAGGTCAATGAAGAATACAGAGTTTGGAACCTAGCATCAATCTTATTTGATCCTATAGAGGAAGAAGTTACTGAAGAAAGCGTGAAGGAAGTTCTTTCAAAGAAACAAAGACATCAATCTCTCTGTAGTTGGATTATCAATGAAATCGGACCAGAAATTGAGAGTAAATTGAAAGATGTCAGTGGTCTATACAAAATATTTTTATACCTGGTTAAAAGGGATATTGTTGGTGCTACTGCTGAAGCGATTGCAACCAAAAACAACCATTTGGCAGCAATGATAACAATGCTGGGATCCAATGATCCCCTCGTGTGTGACCTAGCTGCGTCGCAGTTGAATAAGTGGAAATCTTTGGGCAGTAAAGTTGACCAAAATGTGGTAAAGATATATCAGCTATTAACTGGGTCTCCATTAGACGTAATCCATTGCGTTAACACAGCTGATGGGTTTTCATGGTTGGCAACATTGGGATTACATATTTTTTACGGTAACGTTGATTCTTTGTCGTTAGAGGAGCTTATATCATTGGGATTGGATAAAATCTCAGATGTAGAACAATCTGCTAATGATGACGTAATTTCAGCCATATTAAAGTTATACTGTTCGAAAAGTGATCCAGAAAGCTTGATTGGTCAACTAAGAATTTCCAGAGAGTTACTTGATGTTCGGTTGCCTTGGTTTTTTATTCAGCTATTGAAGCGATGCGATATAGCGGTAGAACTTTGTGATCGTATAACTCTTCAATTTGTGGAACAGCTCAAGATTGACAATATGTATCAAGAGGCGCTGTTTGTGCTGTGTTTTCTGCATGATAATAAAGTTGCCAAGCAGCAGTTTGATCATTTAGTAAGTTCGCAGGTTACCCTTTTTTCCACCGAAACCAGTCAGGCACTTTTATCACGGCTTCAGGTACCAGAGGACATTTACTATGAATTCCTGGCCGTGTACAATAAATATAATAAGGACCATCTTTCAGAGGCTACAAACTTGTTGAGGGCTAAGAAGTTCCCTGACGCCGAGGAAGTGGTGATCATAAATGTAGCTCCTAAACTGATATTAAATGGATCCCATGAAGAATTGGTTACGTTGCGCGAATTATTAAAACAGTTTCCCTCTCATGAGATGGACTCATGGCCGAAAGGCCTCGGTGTATTTGAAAAATACCTAGAAAATACTTTGGATGGCAATGATGACCAGAAATTACTGGAACAACTTGTGCACGGATTGCCTATCCTTTTTGATGAATACGCTTCGTATCGAGATGTGTCTGTTTTGTGCTGCGTTATATCTAAGAGAGTCTGTCATATATTCTTAGAGAAGTATAAAGAAGCTCTAGCAGCTCCTGTACTAATAGACCGTCTACTTGCGCTACCACTTGGTCAACCAGAAAAATTATATTTACGGCGCTCACTACCAACTCATTAG
- the NBP35 gene encoding Fe-S cluster-binding ATPase (Syntenic homolog of Ashbya gossypii AFL060W; Syntenic homolog of Saccharomyces cerevisiae YGL091C (NBP35)), with protein sequence MHCRKMRKPLQTLVITNNTHILKRAKRTMTKVLEDLPDYQLKAEAPEHCPGPESENAGKGSACEGCANKEICESLPKGPDPDIPIITERLANVKHKLLVLSGKGGVGKSTFSAMLSWALSADEDMQVGAMDLDICGPSLPRMFGCNNETVHESNEGWTPVYVADNLAVMSIQFMLPDDDSAVIWRGSKKNALIKKFLKDVYWDELDYLIIDTPPGTSDEHIAINKCLKDSNIDGALVVTTPQEVALLDVRKEIDFCRKAGIKILGLVENMSGFVCPSCKVESSIFKPTTGGGKALCEELGIKFLGSVPLDPRIRICCDKGSSFLDMYPNSPASTAILDVVESLQHAVGDI encoded by the coding sequence ATGCATTGTAGAAAAATGAGAAAGCCATTGCAGACTTTAGTGATTACTAACAACACTCACATACTAAAACGAGCTAAAAGGACAATGACAAAGGTGCTTGAAGACCTACCAGATTATCAGTTAAAGGCAGAAGCGCCAGAACATTGTCCTGGACCAGAGTCTGAAAATGCAGGGAAAGGTAGCGCATGTGAGGGCTGCGCCAATAAAGAAATTTGTGAATCACTTCCCAAAGGTCCTGATCCTGACATACCAATCATAACTGAAAGGTTAGCGAACGTTAAACATAAGCTGCTAGTACTTTCAGGTAAAGGTGGTGTTGGAAAATCGACTTTTAGTGCGATGCTAAGTTGGGCGTTGTCAGCAGACGAAGATATGCAAGTTGGAGCTATGGATCTGGATATTTGTGGACCATCACTTCCTCGAATGTTTGGATGTAACAATGAAACAGTGCATGAATCTAATGAGGGCTGGACTCCAGTATATGTTGCAGATAACCTAGCTGTGATGTCTATTCAGTTTATGTTACCGGATGACGATTCTGCTGTTATATGGCGTGGGTCAAAAAAGAATGCATTAATAAAGAAATTTCTAAAAGATGTATACTGGGATGAATTAGACTACTTGATTATTGATACGCCTCCAGGCACTTCAGATGAACACATCGCTATCAATAAATGTTTAAAAGACTCTAATATTGATGGTGCTTTAGTTGTAACTACTCCCCAAGAAGTAGCACTGTTAGATGTCAGAAAAGAAATAGACTTCTGTCGTAAAGCAGGGATTAAAATACTAGGACTGGTAGAGAATATGAGCGGATTTGTTTGTCCATCTTGTAAAGTAGAATCAAGCATTTTTAAGCCAACAACTGGTGGTGGGAAGGCTCTATGTGAGGAATTGGGTATAAAATTCCTGGGCTCAGTGCCACTGGATCCTAGGATTCGTATCTGTTGTGACAAAGGAAGCAGCTTTTTAGATATGTATCCTAATAGTCCAGCGTCAACCGCAATTTTGGACGTCGTGGAATCATTGCAACATGCTGTAGGGGATATTTAA
- a CDS encoding HER055Wp (Syntenic homolog of Eremothecium cymbalariae Ecym_2234; not in Ashbya gossypii; not in Saccharomyces cerevisiae) — MRFLINLAEEKKIICTEGEYLDSNKLWINCGNCLVGAKGEHLDWRLDEKPFLSFIRGDYANLEVVMRDWLVVKRGTLWHIEESDYNSTSLTPKVLLVLPDVSNSSLKERATVPDQERWQLRERITDLATQLRLSKAKCKVLEDELKVTKKVTIGLLNSKKAKIRELQAALDGNPCTASDMPDEAVMHKYVTEGDDQRTSERVSTEDEPSLKRFKNNFGTPKVPHTEGFAFRGINRSLTPTSYLPAPVELSDTKRKLEAEIEATNRSSSMDDKTAHESYNDESTTESE, encoded by the coding sequence ATGAGGTTTTTAATCAACTTAGCGGAGGAGAAGAAGATAATATGTACTGAAGGAGAATACCTTGACTCCAATAAGCTATGGATTAACTGCGGAAATTGCTTGGTTGGAGCTAAAGGCGAACATTTAGACTGGCGGCTAGATGAAAAGCCATTTTTAAGCTTTATAAGGGGTGATTATGCGAATTTAGAAGTAGTCATGAGGGACTGGTTGGTTGTTAAGAGGGGTACTTTATGGCACATAGAAGAAAGTGATTATAATAGTACATCATTAACACCTAAAGTTCTTCTGGTGCTTCCTGATGTTTCGAATTCTTCGCTGAAGGAGCGCGCCACCGTTCCTGACCAAGAAAGATGGCAACTCAGAGAACGCATTACGGATCTAGCGACGCAGCTACGCTTGAGCAAGGCTAAGTGCAAGGTGCTAGAAGATGAGTTAAAAGTTACGAAGAAGGTGACAATAGGGCTACTCAACTCGAAAAAGGCTAAAATTCGAGAACTCCAGGCTGCATTAGACGGAAATCCTTGTACTGCATCAGATATGCCCGACGAGGCTGTAATGCACAAATATGTCACTGAAGGGGATGATCAGAGAACCTCTGAACGAGTAAGTACGGAAGATGAGCCATCGCTGAAAAGATTTAAAAACAATTTCGGTACTCCAAAAGTACCACACACTGAAGGTTTTGCATTTCGGGGTATAAACCGCTCTTTAACGCCTACTTCGTATCTGCCTGCGCCTGTTGAGCTCTCAGATACGAAGAGAAAACTTGAAGCCGAAATAGAAGCTACCAACCGATCCAGTTCAATGGACGATAAAACAGCTCATGAGTCATACAATGATGAGAGTACCACTGAATCAGAGTAG
- the MRN1 gene encoding Mrn1p (Syntenic homolog of Ashbya gossypii AFL061C; Syntenic homolog of Saccharomyces cerevisiae YPL184C (MRN1)) yields the protein MNYQDAYQGLGSHHPSRMQSPISESNSMTTTSDLYLSNRPQGWSDPMYEQTWGMNTNSYNGGSLKSNYRPQQDPNGYESNGFRSTSPGGSFSQNDMIIDQQVPNVNTMAQFAAQANHPITLQSGQLNNPRDFTTAPSRTVYLGNVPPYITTKELLDHVRSGVVEEVKILPEKMCAFISFVDENSALLFHSDAILKRLNIDDRDIKIGWGKPTQVDPIVAAGIANDGATRNVYISKLNTNPEICSQWGANPNEEVITEEKLRTDLADFGEVENVKIVEEKGIAFVHFSSIFAAVKVVANLANINPYYAQKKIYYGKDRCAFITKTQQHNAAQFLGIQRGMESLFSNDRVLISQTLLQQSAAAAAIATSAGGANNLGNRTIYLGNLPRDVKLEEICNSVRGGLLQNIKLLNDRHVCFVTFIDPTAAAQFYAMSSLHGLTIHNKRCKIGWGKHSGPLPNPLALAVSRGASRNLYLGNIDFQADKQLSEPVFTEASLRNKFQEYGEVEQINFLYERNCCFINFANISSAILAIDKIKSIPIFKDLKINFGKDRCGNVPRQSC from the coding sequence ATGAATTATCAAGATGCTTATCAGGGATTAGGATCCCATCATCCCTCACGCATGCAATCACCTATTAGTGAATCGAATTCGATGACGACAACTTCGGATCTATACTTGTCAAATAGACCTCAGGGGTGGTCTGATCCAATGTATGAACAGACATGGGGAATGAATACTAATTCATATAATGGAGGATCACTCAAGTCAAATTATAGGCCACAGCAGGATCCGAATGGCTACGAATCAAATGGGTTTAGGTCTACATCCCCAGGAGGTTCTTTTAGTCAAAATGATATGATCATAGATCAACAGGTACCTAATGTGAACACCATGGCACAGTTTGCTGCCCAGGCCAATCATCCGATCACATTGCAATCAGGTCAGTTGAATAATCCTCGTGATTTTACTACTGCTCCATCAAGGACGGTGTATTTAGGTAATGTTCCACCATATATTACAACGAAAGAGCTTTTAGATCATGTTAGATCTGGGGTTGTTGAGGAAGTTAAAATTTTGCCGGAAAAGATGTGCGCCTTTATTTCATTTGTAGATGAAAACTCAGCTTTATTGTTCCATTCGGATGCTATTTTGAAAAGACTAAATATCGATGATCGTGACATCAAAATAGGGTGGGGGAAGCCTACTCAAGTGGACCCTATTGTCGCCGCTGGTATTGCTAACGATGGTGCGACAAGAAATGTTTATATTAGCAAGTTGAATACTAATCCTGAAATATGCTCTCAATGGGGCGCAAATCCTAATGAAGAGGTGATAACTGAAGAAAAGTTGCGAACTGATTTGGCTGATTTTGGGGAAGTCGAAAACGTGAAAATTGTGGAAGAAAAAGGTATAGCATTTGTCCACTTCTCTTCTATATTTGCTGCTGTGAAAGTGGTAGCTAATTTGGCAAATATTAATCCTTACTACGCGCAAAAGAAGATATACTATGGAAAAGATAGATGTGCATTTATTACAAAAACTCAACAGCATAATGCGGCCCAGTTTTTAGGAATTCAGCGAGGCATGGAGTCGTTATTTTCAAATGATAGAGTATTAATCTCTCAAACATTATTACAACAGTCCGCGGCAGCAGCGGCTATTGCAACAAGTGCAGGCGGTGCTAATAATTTGGGGAATAGAACCATTTACTTGGGTAATTTACCTAGAGATGTAAAGCTAGAGGAAATTTGCAATTCTGTTCGTGGAGGGCTGCTACAAAATATTAAATTGTTAAATGACCGTCACGTTTGCTTTGTCACATTTATTGATCCCACTGCCGCAGCGCAATTTTACGCAATGAGCTCTTTGCATGGCTTAACGATACACAACAAGCGTTGTAAGATAGGTTGGGGTAAACATTCAGGGCCGCTACCTAATCCACTTGCATTAGCTGTTTCTCGTGGTGCCTCAAGAAACTTATATCTAGGAAATATTGATTTTCAAGCAGACAAACAATTATCTGAACCTGTTTTTACGGAGGCATCATTAAGGAATAAATTCCAAGAATATGGGGAAGTTGAACAGATTAACTTTTTATATGAAAGAAACTGTTGTTTCATCAACTTCGCCAATATTAGCAGTGCCATCCTGGCCATAGATAAAATCAAGTCcattccaatatttaaaGATTTGAAGATTAATTTCGGTAAAGATCGTTGTGGTAATGTTCCACGTCAATCTTGCTAA
- a CDS encoding HER057Cp (Syntenic homolog of Ashbya gossypii AFL062W; Syntenic homolog of Saccharomyces cerevisiae YPL187W (MF(ALPHA)1) and YGL089C (MF(ALPHA)2)): MRLNSIVCAFGVAALASAAPVDINLKAATQHDFPKGENFGLPEESILGFIDLAKDKDVSVLQVKEGLLFLNSTVLQNSNIEINGSSIEKRDASPWKWMKFGRGGSYWKRDASPDADADAEPWKWMKFGRGGSYWKRDASPDADADAEPWKWVKFGRGGSYWKRDASPDADADAEPWKWMKFGRGGSYWKREVSIDANIQTGA; this comes from the coding sequence ATGAGACTTAATTCAATCGTATGTGCTTTCGGTGTTGCTGCCTTGGCTTCTGCTGCCCCAGTTGATATCAATTTGAAAGCGGCTACACAGCATGATTTTCCAAAAGGCGAGAATTTTGGACTACCTGAAGAATCTATATTAGGCTTTATTGATTTAGCTAAAGATAAGGATGTTAGTGTTTTACAAGTGAAGGAAGGTTTGCTATTCTTGAATTCAACTGTTTTACAAAATTCAAACATAGAAATTAATGGTTCAAGTATTGAGAAAAGAGATGCTTCTCCATGGAAATGGATGAAATTTGGTCGCGGTGGGTCGTATTGGAAGAGAGATGCAAGTCCTGACGCTGACGCTGATGCTGAGCCTTGGAAATGGATGAAATTTGGTCGCGGTGGGTCGTATTGGAAGAGAGATGCAAGTCCTGACGCTGACGCTGATGCTGAGCCTTGGAAATGGGTGAAATTTGGTCGTGGCGGTTCGTATTGGAAGAGAGATGCAAGCCCTGACGCTGATGCTGATGCTGAGCCTTGGAAGTGGATGAAATTTGGTCGCGGTGGCTCATATTGGAAAAGAGAGGTTAGCATTGACGCCAACATACAGACCGGTGCTTAA
- the POS5 gene encoding NADH kinase (Syntenic homolog of Ashbya gossypii AFL063W; Syntenic homolog of Saccharomyces cerevisiae YPL188W (POS5)): protein MIATCKLYSRQLLHLQKNRCFHNGLATLRNNTEFIKFMPVSALKPRMSPEISSLANSKLHSLIWQEPMRNIFVTKKPRTKSTKDAMVEFISYVQDTYPDINIIVQNRVAEEIKEAFTPGIGKSVKQQRVLYKGEDRDIVDKTDLMVSLGGDGTILHAVSMFSHAEVPPVLAFSLGTLGFLLPFKFQEYKSVFESILNSNAKCLHRSRIVCHLVRKGESNKTLQKYALNDIFVHRGNSPHLAHMDIYSGGVHLTNTIADGIVISTPTGSTAYSLSSGGSIVSPLVPSILLTPICPRSLSFRPVILPSSSHIKVVIRSKLNQNNEEQTLKLSVDGMPQEDLHDGDEVHVFSDTGTIHPDGIDCSFKATESIKYQGVYCIAKSENDWIRGINELLGFNSGFRASQKIT from the coding sequence ATGATTGCTACCTGTAAATTGTATTCTCGTCAGTTGCTGCACTTGCAGAAAAACAGGTGTTTCCATAACGGTTTAGCTACCCTTCGAAATAACACTGAATTCATAAAGTTTATGCCAGTTAGCGCATTAAAACCACGAATGAGCCCAGAGATCAGTTCATTGGCTAACTCTAAACTTCATTCTTTGATATGGCAGGAGCCTATGAGGAATATATTTGTGACCAAGAAACCTCGTACAAAGTCCACGAAAGACGCAATGGTAGAGTTTATTTCTTATGTCCAAGATACATATCCAGATATCAATATTATAGTGCAAAACCGAGTTGCGGAAGAGATTAAGGAAGCGTTTACACCAGGGATTGGAAAGTCTGTTAAACAGCAGCGAGTATTGTACAAAGGCGAGGACCGCGATATAGTCGACAAGACAGATCTTATGGTTTCACTAGGAGGTGATGGAACAATTCTTCACGCAGTTTCGATGTTTTCGCATGCAGAAGTGCCGCCAGTGCTTGCTTTCTCACTAGGAACTCTAGGGTTTCTTTTACCTTTTAAATTTCAGGAATACAAATCCGTATTTGAATCAATCTTGAACTCAAATGCGAAATGCTTACATAGGTCAAGAATAGTATGTCACTTGGTCCGCAAAGGCGAGAGTAATAAGACCCTTCAGAAGTACGCTCTTAATGACATATTTGTACATCGTGGTAACTCGCCTCATCTAGCACATATGGATATATACAGTGGAGGTGTACATTTGACCAATACAATAGCTGACGGGATCGTGATTTCCACCCCAACTGGATCGACAGCATATTCACTATCTTCAGGCGGTAGTATTGTTTCTCCACTAGTGCCTTCGATTCTCTTGACGCCTATCTGCCCAAGATCCCTGTCTTTTAGACCTGTAATCCTACCTAGCTCTAGTCATATCAAAGTGGTCATTAGATCCAAATTGAACCAAAATAATGAGGAGCAGACCCTCAAACTATCCGTAGATGGCATGCCACAGGAAGACTTGCATGATGGTGACGAGGTGCATGTTTTCAGTGATACAGGCACTATCCATCCGGACGGAATAGACTGTAGTTTTAAAGCTACTGAGTCCATCAAGTACCAAGGTGTCTACTGCATCGCCAAGAGCGAGAACGACTGGATCAGAGGTATAAATGAGCTGTTAGGTTTCAACTCTGGCTTCCGAGCATCTCAGAAAATAACGTAG
- the MMS2 gene encoding E2 ubiquitin-conjugating protein MMS2 (Syntenic homolog of Ashbya gossypii AFL064W; Syntenic homolog of Saccharomyces cerevisiae YGL087C (MMS2); 1-intron in Ashbya gossypii), producing MSKIPRSFRLLEELEKGEKGLGPESCSYGLADSDDITMTVWNGTILGPPHSNHENRIYSVVVECGEDYPECPPSVRFISKINLPFVDQVTGQVSASEFHTLRDWKRSYTMETLLLDLRREMATPANKKLPQPAEGSTF from the exons ATGTCAAAAAT TCCACGGAGTTTTCGCTTACTAGAAGAATTAGAGAAGGGTGAGAAGGGTCTAGGACCCGAGTCCTGTAGCTATGGATTAGCTGATAGCGACGACATTACCATGACGGTGTGGAATGGCACTATCTTGGGGCCTCCTCATAGTAACCACGAAAATAGAATCTATTCAGTGGTGGTTGAATGCGGTGAGGATTATCCTGAATGCCCACCTAGTGTGAGATTTATTTCTAAAATAAACCTTCCATTCGTAGATCAAGTTACTGGGCAGGTTAGTGCTAGTGAGTTTCACACGTTAAGAGATTGGAAGCGTTCATACACTATGGAAACCCTGCTTCTGGATTTGCGCAGAGAAATGGCCACACCTGCGAACAAGAAACTACCACAGCCTGCAGAAGGAAGTACTTTTTGA